From a single Ciconia boyciana chromosome 4, ASM3463844v1, whole genome shotgun sequence genomic region:
- the RMI1 gene encoding recQ-mediated genome instability protein 1 translates to MSTSNIAARVETWLSSTWHVKVPLTWLEACISWIQEENSGSNLSQAQINRQVFEQWLLTDLRDLEYPILPDCILDAPKGELSGFYSIQIDSLVDVSQPAYSQLQKLRGKNTVNEEVTASTQAFQKPWEAKSTRMLMLQLTDGIHQIQGMEYQPVPVLHSNLPPGTKITVQGNIAYRLGVLLLKPENVKLLGGEVDALLEEYSQERVLARLIGETENPNSVGQASHDQIVSSPVDELVQTLGPSDEELLASLDEDNEFTLNNGTSLESGYCSRSNNLSTASGSLTAHNGNVLLWESGSPLPHSDEQVSPPIEYVDGFLNDLPLEDDFLLEEEMQRELEEVPPMVMNRNIGLITERLPRTSISSCNSSLNGTCEKDDVNESDKPVEATSKQKTFGRTVFDGDGNSMSSFSQHKSVYQTCSSADFSMENPPEEKQTDTGLDESRCKTQHTSDSRLLRDDPVFFSKMYPEADRQKHDSQSFPCRAAEAHLDLDSPPFTYISLLLAKKPEIVTILKVKCFLVTLTGNLTSSSGSWGIKAKISDGSAYLEVDFADDILTSLIGFSVPEMNRLKKDPALHLKLKDGLEKCQKQLIDLCCLMTIEFNPFQSKATVLILQDADAKHLEQLKKRLNK, encoded by the coding sequence atgtctacATCTAACATTGCAGCAAGAGTGGAAACCTGGCTTTCATCGACGTGGCATGTTAAAGTTCCTTTGACGTGGCTGGAAGCATGTATTAGTTGGATCCAGGAAGAAAATAGTGGTAGTAACTTAAGTCAAGCTCAGATTAACAGGCAGGTCTTTGAGCAATGGCTTCTTACTGATCTAAGAGATTTGGAATATCCTATTTTGCCTGACTGCATCTTAGATGCTCCCAAAGGAGAGTTATCAGGCTTCTACTCCATACAGATTGATTCACTGGTTGATGTTAGCCAGCCAGCATATTCCCAGTTGCAGAAGCTAAGagggaaaaatactgtaaatgagGAAGTAACAGCCAGTACTCAGGCATTCCAGAAGCCCTGGGAAGCAAAGTCTACTCGAATGCTGATGCTGCAACTAACTGATGGGATACATCAAATTCAGGGCATGGAGTATCAGCCAGTGCCTGTCCTCCACAGTAATCTTCCTCCTGGAACAAAAATCACTGTACAGGGTAATATTGCATATCGTCTTGGAGTCCTTCTGCTTAAACcagaaaatgtgaaactgtTGGGGGGTGAAGTGGATGCTCTTCTGGAGGAGTATTCTCAGGAAAGAGTCCTTGCTAGATTAATTGGAGAAACTGAAAACCCTAATTCTGTTGGACAAGCTAGTCACGACCAAATTGTTTCAAGTCCTGTGGATGAATTAGTACAAACTCTAGGCCCTTCGGATGAAGAGCTTTTAGCCAGTCTTGATGAAGATAATGAATTTACTTTAAACAACGGAACATCTTTAGAAAGCGGATACTGCAGTAGAAGCAACAATTTGAGTACAGCCTCGGGTTCACTGACTGCACacaatggaaatgttttgctaTGGGAATCTGGAAGTCCTTTGCCTCACTCAGATGAACAAGTGTCACCTCCCATAGAATATGTTGATGGCTTTTTAAATGACTTGCCTTTAGAAGATGACTTTCTTCTGGAAGAAGAGATGCAAAGAGAGCTGGAAGAAGTGCCGCCCATGGTCATGAACAGAAACATAGGTTTAATTACTGAGAGACTTCCGCGTACATCTATAAGCTCCTGCAATTCATCTTTAAATGGCACTTGTGAAAAAGATGATGTGAATGAAAGCGATAAGCCTGTAGAAGCTACCAGCAAGCAAAAGACTTTTGGAAGAACAGTATTTGATGGAGATGGAAATAGTATGAGTAGCTTTTCACAGCACAAGAGTGTATATCAGACGTGCAGTTCTGCAGATTTTTCTATGGAAAATCctcctgaagaaaagcagactgATACAGGCCTGGATGAGAGCAGATGTAAAACCCAGCACACTTCTGACAGCAGGCTGTTACGTGATGATcctgtatttttctcaaaaatgtaTCCAGAAGCAGATAGGCAGAAGCATGATTCACAGAGCTttccttgcagagcagcagaggcacaTTTAGATTTAGATTCTCCACCTTTCACATATATTTCCCTTCTCCTtgcaaaaaaaccagaaattgTTACAATTCTGAAAGttaagtgttttcttgttaCTCTCACTGGAAACCTCACAAGTAGCAGTGGGTCCTGGGGTATAAAGGCAAAAATTTCTGATGGTTCAGCTTATCTTGAAGTAGATTTTGCTGATGATATTCTAACAAGTTTGATTGGCTTTTCAGTGCCTGAAATGAATAGGCTGAAAAAGGATCCAGCTTTACATCTGAAGCTTAAGGATGGTTTAGAGAAATGTCAAAAACAACTGATAGATCTCTGTTGTTTGATGACTATAGAGTTTAATCCATTTCAGTCTAAAGCCACTGTATTAATTCTCCAGGATGCTGATGCAAAGCACCTAGAACAATTGAAGAAACGTTTGAATAAATAG